From Nilaparvata lugens isolate BPH chromosome 7, ASM1435652v1, whole genome shotgun sequence, one genomic window encodes:
- the LOC111061522 gene encoding smad nuclear-interacting protein 1 isoform X3: protein MTGKLLSKKRYNRDRSVSRDSSCSDDGDRRYSRKYTKSSRYRYDTRDRSRDRYRRSYSRSRSSSSSSSSSDRGGRGGSKKKPLRTKYDDLMDKVKVKEEPVSDEDGDRRKTKSRSTNVKSRYSDEEAGGDRYKNSRSTERDDTWKNRRVKKERWGGGGDDKEHEWGKKSDRLDGSSHNKKPLVDKAKPDFGLSGKLTEDTNTFNGVVIKYSEPPEARKPKRRWRLYPFKGDECLKTLHIHRQSAFLIGRDRKVADIPVDHPSCSKQHAALQYRLVTYNREDGRAGKRICPYIIDLESANGTFVNNKKIEAKKYVELLERDVIKFGFSSREYVLLHEHSKDSEDDDNVFDNSD from the exons ATGACAGGCAAACTGTTGTCGAAAAAACGCTACAATCGGGACCGCAGTGTATCACGTGACAGTAGCTGTAGCGATGATGGCGACAGACGGTATTCTCGAAAATACACGAAGAGCAGTAGATATAGGTATGACACACGCGATAGGTCAAGAGATCGCTACCGACGGTCGTATAGCAGAAGCAGgagtagcagcagcagcagtagtagCTCAGATAGGGGAGGACGCGGGGGAAGCAAGAAGAAGCCGCTCAGAACTAAGTACGATGACCTCATGGACAAAGTTAAGGTGAAGGAGGAGCCTGTCAGTGACGAGGACGGCGATAGGAGAAAAACGAAATCTAG GTCAACAAATGTAAAGAGCCGCTACTCGGATGAAGAGGCTGGAGGTGATAGATACAAAAACAGTAG GTCCACGGAAAGAGACGACACGTGGAAGAATCGGCGTGTGAAGAAGGAGCGATGGGGTGGGGGAGGTGATGACAAGGAACACGAGTGGGGCAAGAAGTCGGACCGACTGGATGGATCCTCACACAACAAGAAACCCCTAGTGGACAAAGCGAAACCCGACTTTGGTTTGTCGGGCAAACTGACCGAGGACACAAACACCTTCAACGGCGTTGTAATCAAGTACAGCGAACCGCCCGAGGCGCGCAAACCGAAACGACGCTGGCGTCTGTATCCGTTCAAGGGCGACGAGTGTCTCAAGACGCTACACATCCATCGACAGAGCGCGTTCCTGATTGGTCGAGACCGTAAAGTGGCCGATATCCCCGTCGATCACCCGTCCTGTTCGAAGCAGCACGCCGCGTTACAGTATCGGCTAGTCACCTATAACCGGGAGGACGGTCGTGCCGGTAAGCGGATATGTCCCTACATCATCGATCTCGAATCGGCCAACGGCACTTTTGTCAACAACAAAAAAATCGAAGCGAAAAAGTATGTGGAACTGTTGGAGCGTGACGTCATCAAGTTTGGGTTTAGTTCTAGGGAGTATGTGCTGCTGCATGAGCATAGCAAGGATAGTGAGGATGATGACAATGTGTTTGATAATAGTGATTGA
- the LOC111061522 gene encoding smad nuclear-interacting protein 1 isoform X1, with protein MTGKLLSKKRYNRDRSVSRDSSCSDDGDRRYSRKYTKSSRYRYDTRDRSRDRYRRSYSRSRSSSSSSSSSDRGGRGGSKKKPLRTKYDDLMDKVKVKEEPVSDEDGDRRKTKSRSTNVKSRYSDEEAGGDRYKNSRRSTERDDTWKNRRVKKERWGGGGDDKEHEWGKKSDRLDGSSHNKKPLVDKAKPDFGLSGKLTEDTNTFNGVVIKYSEPPEARKPKRRWRLYPFKGDECLKTLHIHRQSAFLIGRDRKVADIPVDHPSCSKQHAALQYRLVTYNREDGRAGKRICPYIIDLESANGTFVNNKKIEAKKYVELLERDVIKFGFSSREYVLLHEHSKDSEDDDNVFDNSD; from the exons ATGACAGGCAAACTGTTGTCGAAAAAACGCTACAATCGGGACCGCAGTGTATCACGTGACAGTAGCTGTAGCGATGATGGCGACAGACGGTATTCTCGAAAATACACGAAGAGCAGTAGATATAGGTATGACACACGCGATAGGTCAAGAGATCGCTACCGACGGTCGTATAGCAGAAGCAGgagtagcagcagcagcagtagtagCTCAGATAGGGGAGGACGCGGGGGAAGCAAGAAGAAGCCGCTCAGAACTAAGTACGATGACCTCATGGACAAAGTTAAGGTGAAGGAGGAGCCTGTCAGTGACGAGGACGGCGATAGGAGAAAAACGAAATCTAG GTCAACAAATGTAAAGAGCCGCTACTCGGATGAAGAGGCTGGAGGTGATAGATACAAAAACAGTAG GAGGTCCACGGAAAGAGACGACACGTGGAAGAATCGGCGTGTGAAGAAGGAGCGATGGGGTGGGGGAGGTGATGACAAGGAACACGAGTGGGGCAAGAAGTCGGACCGACTGGATGGATCCTCACACAACAAGAAACCCCTAGTGGACAAAGCGAAACCCGACTTTGGTTTGTCGGGCAAACTGACCGAGGACACAAACACCTTCAACGGCGTTGTAATCAAGTACAGCGAACCGCCCGAGGCGCGCAAACCGAAACGACGCTGGCGTCTGTATCCGTTCAAGGGCGACGAGTGTCTCAAGACGCTACACATCCATCGACAGAGCGCGTTCCTGATTGGTCGAGACCGTAAAGTGGCCGATATCCCCGTCGATCACCCGTCCTGTTCGAAGCAGCACGCCGCGTTACAGTATCGGCTAGTCACCTATAACCGGGAGGACGGTCGTGCCGGTAAGCGGATATGTCCCTACATCATCGATCTCGAATCGGCCAACGGCACTTTTGTCAACAACAAAAAAATCGAAGCGAAAAAGTATGTGGAACTGTTGGAGCGTGACGTCATCAAGTTTGGGTTTAGTTCTAGGGAGTATGTGCTGCTGCATGAGCATAGCAAGGATAGTGAGGATGATGACAATGTGTTTGATAATAGTGATTGA
- the LOC111063892 gene encoding elongator complex protein 6, producing the protein MASNVIIPLGLDKENLDQKLVFVIERHGSHACFMLSSLISLGLQSEAAILLLSLHHREKHYEKICSRLGINLTLEKQRGRFVGCYPDMHNAAGETMKTVLKRTFLKLKNDLETLKKLKNRVFLIVDDISDLLLVGCELRDVTIFAQSCRSLMGEGVTLVLGSHMSKEDKQQHILFEMFRRLSDIALEIHAFESMRTFNGALRIMRKKMQAGVVKISSDFHHFKITDNRIVLFSPGFTF; encoded by the coding sequence ATGGCGTCAAATGTGATCATTCCCCTGGGACTGGACAAAGAAAATCTGGACCAAAAACTGGTGTTTGTGATCGAGCGTCACGGATCCCACGCCTGTTTCATGCTGTCCAGTCTCATCTCTCTCGGCCTCCAATCCgaagccgccatcttgttactTTCACTCCATCACCGCGAAAAACACTACGAAAAGATCTGCTCGCGCCTCGGCATCAATTTGACACTAGAAAAACAACGAGGGAGGTTTGTGGGGTGCTATCCCGACATGCACAACGCCGCCGGTGAGACTATGAAGACCGTTTTGAAGAGAACGTTTCTAAAACTGAAAAACGATCTAGAAACgttgaaaaagttgaagaaCCGTGTGTTTTTGATCGTGGATGATATCAGTGACCTGTTACTTGTAGGGTGTGAGTTGAGGGATGTGACGATTTTTGCTCAAAGCTGTAGGAGTTTGATGGGGGAGGGGGTGACTCTTGTATTGGGTTCTCACATGAGTAAAGAGGACAAGCAGCAGCATATTTTGTTTGAGATGTTTCGTCGTCTGTCGGACATTGCTCTAGAGATACACGCGTTTGAATCCATGCGCACATTTAATGGTGCGCTGAGAATTATGCGCAAGAAAATGCAGGCGGGAGTTGTGAAAATTTCGTCGGATTTCCATCATTTTAAGATCACGGATAATCGGATTGTCTTGTTTTCACCCGGATTTACTTTTTAA
- the LOC111061522 gene encoding smad nuclear-interacting protein 1 isoform X2, translating into MTGKLLSKKRYNRDRSVSRDSSCSDDGDRRYSRKYTKSSRYRYDTRDRSRDRYRRSYSRSRSSSSSSSSSDRGGRGGSKKKPLRTKYDDLMDKVKVKEEPVSDEDGDRRKTKSRSTNVKSRYSDEEAGGDRYKNSRRSTERDDTWKNRRVKKERWGGGGDDKEHEWGKKSDRLDGSSHNKKPLVDKAKPDFGLSGKLTEDTNTFNGVVIKYSEPPEARKPKRRWRLYPFKGDECLKTLHIHRQSAFLIGRDRKVADIPVDHPSCSKQHAALQYRLVTYNREDGRAGKRICPYIIDLESANGTFVNNKKIEAKKYVELLERDVIKFGFSSREYVLLHEHSKDSEDDDNVFDNSD; encoded by the exons ATGACAGGTAAATTGTTGTCGAAAAAACGCTACAATCGGGACCGCAGTGTATCACGTGACAGTAGCTGTAGCGATGATGGCGACAGACGGTATTCTAGAAAATACACTAAGAGCAGTAGATATAGGTATGACACACGCGATCGGTCCAGAGATCGCTACCGGCGATCGTATAGCAGAAGCAGGAGTagcagcagcagtagtagtAGCTCAGATAGGGGAGGTCGCGGGGGAAGCAAGAAAAAGCCGCTCAGAACTAAGTACGATGACCTCATGGACAAAGTTAAGGTGAAGGAGGAGCCTGTCAGTGACGAGGACGGCGATAGGAGAAAAACGAAATCTAG GTCAACAAATGTAAAGAGCCGCTACTCGGATGAAGAGGCTGGAGGTGATAGATACAAAAACAGTAG GAGGTCCACGGAAAGAGACGACACGTGGAAGAATCGGCGTGTGAAGAAGGAGCGATGGGGTGGGGGAGGTGATGACAAGGAACACGAGTGGGGCAAGAAGTCGGACCGACTGGATGGATCCTCACACAACAAGAAACCCCTAGTGGACAAAGCGAAACCCGACTTTGGTTTGTCGGGCAAACTGACCGAGGACACAAACACCTTCAACGGCGTTGTAATCAAGTACAGCGAACCGCCCGAGGCGCGCAAACCGAAACGACGCTGGCGTCTGTATCCGTTCAAGGGCGACGAGTGTCTCAAGACGCTACACATCCATCGACAGAGCGCGTTCCTGATTGGTCGAGACCGTAAAGTGGCCGATATCCCCGTCGATCACCCGTCCTGTTCGAAGCAGCACGCCGCGTTACAGTATCGGCTAGTCACCTATAACCGGGAGGACGGTCGTGCCGGTAAGCGGATATGTCCCTACATCATCGATCTCGAATCGGCCAACGGCACTTTTGTCAACAACAAAAAAATCGAAGCGAAAAAGTATGTGGAACTGTTGGAGCGTGACGTCATCAAGTTTGGGTTTAGTTCTAGGGAGTATGTGCTGCTGCATGAGCATAGCAAGGATAGTGAGGATGATGACAATGTGTTTGATAATAGTGATTGA
- the LOC120352243 gene encoding THAP domain-containing protein 11-like has product MGFCCCVPNCRGNYQKTSKVFVFSFPKDETLKRKWIQAIRRKNFNPTKSSKVCEKHFDDRDIIKVVRAYNEHGENLEAKLNRVKLKEGAIPRFFPNCPKHWSTKYSSRESAEERRERQENYQLNQAIQKSLQSKKKYDDEFKFKSFFELSNLADSGCWPLGDYIQLSTVIQQQTSSSSFRSGGEL; this is encoded by the exons ATGGGATTCTGTTGTTGTGTACCCAACTGTCGCGGGAATTATCAGAAGacttcaaaagtttttgtattttcttttccgaaagatgaaactttgaaaagaaAATGGATACAAGCGATAAGAAGGAAGAACTTTAATCCTACAAAATCTTCAAAG GTATGTGAAAAGCACTTTGATGATAGGGATATCATCAAAGTAGTAAGAGCATACAACGAGCATGGAGAAAATCTGGAAGCCAAACTCAATAGAGTCAAGTTGAAAGAAGGTGCAATTCCCAGATTCTTTCCCAATTGCCCAAAACATTGGTCAACTAAATATTCTTCAAGAGAAAGTGctgaagagagaagagagcgtCAAGAAAACTATCAGTTGAATCAAGCAATTCAGAAAAGTTTGCAATCAAAGAAGAAATACgatgatgaatttaaatttaaaagtttttttgaattatcaaatttagcgGATTCA GGTTGTTGGCCATTGGGAGATTACATTCAATTGAGCACTGTGATTCAACAGCAGACTTCATCAAGTTCATTTCGAAGTGGTGGAGAATTGTGA
- the LOC111061522 gene encoding smad nuclear-interacting protein 1 isoform X4 yields MTGKLLSKKRYNRDRSVSRDSSCSDDGDRRYSRKYTKSSRYRYDTRDRSRDRYRRSYSRSRSSSSSSSSSDRGGRGGSKKKPLRTKYDDLMDKVKVKEEPVSDEDGDRRKTKSRSTNVKSRYSDEEAGGDRYKNSRSTERDDTWKNRRVKKERWGGGGDDKEHEWGKKSDRLDGSSHNKKPLVDKAKPDFGLSGKLTEDTNTFNGVVIKYSEPPEARKPKRRWRLYPFKGDECLKTLHIHRQSAFLIGRDRKVADIPVDHPSCSKQHAALQYRLVTYNREDGRAGKRICPYIIDLESANGTFVNNKKIEAKKYVELLERDVIKFGFSSREYVLLHEHSKDSEDDDNVFDNSD; encoded by the exons ATGACAGGTAAATTGTTGTCGAAAAAACGCTACAATCGGGACCGCAGTGTATCACGTGACAGTAGCTGTAGCGATGATGGCGACAGACGGTATTCTAGAAAATACACTAAGAGCAGTAGATATAGGTATGACACACGCGATCGGTCCAGAGATCGCTACCGGCGATCGTATAGCAGAAGCAGGAGTagcagcagcagtagtagtAGCTCAGATAGGGGAGGTCGCGGGGGAAGCAAGAAAAAGCCGCTCAGAACTAAGTACGATGACCTCATGGACAAAGTTAAGGTGAAGGAGGAGCCTGTCAGTGACGAGGACGGCGATAGGAGAAAAACGAAATCTAG GTCAACAAATGTAAAGAGCCGCTACTCGGATGAAGAGGCTGGAGGTGATAGATACAAAAACAGTAG GTCCACGGAAAGAGACGACACGTGGAAGAATCGGCGTGTGAAGAAGGAGCGATGGGGTGGGGGAGGTGATGACAAGGAACACGAGTGGGGCAAGAAGTCGGACCGACTGGATGGATCCTCACACAACAAGAAACCCCTAGTGGACAAAGCGAAACCCGACTTTGGTTTGTCGGGCAAACTGACCGAGGACACAAACACCTTCAACGGCGTTGTAATCAAGTACAGCGAACCGCCCGAGGCGCGCAAACCGAAACGACGCTGGCGTCTGTATCCGTTCAAGGGCGACGAGTGTCTCAAGACGCTACACATCCATCGACAGAGCGCGTTCCTGATTGGTCGAGACCGTAAAGTGGCCGATATCCCCGTCGATCACCCGTCCTGTTCGAAGCAGCACGCCGCGTTACAGTATCGGCTAGTCACCTATAACCGGGAGGACGGTCGTGCCGGTAAGCGGATATGTCCCTACATCATCGATCTCGAATCGGCCAACGGCACTTTTGTCAACAACAAAAAAATCGAAGCGAAAAAGTATGTGGAACTGTTGGAGCGTGACGTCATCAAGTTTGGGTTTAGTTCTAGGGAGTATGTGCTGCTGCATGAGCATAGCAAGGATAGTGAGGATGATGACAATGTGTTTGATAATAGTGATTGA